Proteins encoded by one window of Sciurus carolinensis chromosome 12, mSciCar1.2, whole genome shotgun sequence:
- the G0s2 gene encoding G0/G1 switch protein 2 → METVQELIPLAKEMMSQKPKGKLVKLYVLGSVLALFGVVLGLVETVCSPFTAASRLRDEEAVVAEGQGAGERQALGRQALPEKGKQQEALLGSRAHSHRQHAS, encoded by the coding sequence ATGGAAACGGTCCAGGAGCTGATTCCTCTGGCCAAGGAGATGATGTCGCAGAAGCCCAAAGGGAAGCTGGTGAAGCTGTACGTGCTGGGCAGCGTGCTGGCCCTCTTCGGCGTGGTGCTGGGCCTGGTGGAGACTGTGTGCAGCCCCTTCACGGCCGCTAGCCGTCTGCGGGACGAGGAAGCAGTGGTGGCTGAGGGGCAGGGCGCTGGTGAGCGACAGGCCCTCGGCAGGCAAGCCCTGCCGGAGAAAGGCAAGCAGCAAGAGGCCCTTCTCGGTAGCCGGGCCCACTCCCACCGGCAGCATGCCTCCTAG